Genomic segment of Drosophila biarmipes strain raj3 chromosome 2L, RU_DBia_V1.1, whole genome shotgun sequence:
GCAGGAACTCAAGTACGTGCTGGAGAACACAGAGGGATTCTTCTCGGACCAGGAAGTCATTAACCTCGACATAAACCGAAAGCTGGACCCCGAGGATCCGGCGAATTTGCAGGGAGCAGCTCAAAGGGGCCAACTGGCCTTCGTGGCTGGTGTGATCAAGCTCGAGAGATTCTTCAGCTTCGAGCGGATGCTGTGGCGCATCTCCAGGGGAAACATCTTCCTgcgaagagccgacatcgatgGGCTGGTGGACGACGAGGAGACCGGTCGACCGGTGCTGAAGACCGTCTTTGTGGCTTTCTTCCAGGGAGAGCAGCTGAAGCAGAGGATCAAGAAGGTCTGCACGGGCTACCATGCCGCCGTTTACCCCTGTCCCAGCTCGCATGCGGAGCGAATGGATATGATAAAGGATGTGAATGTCCGTCTGGAGGACCTCAAGCTGGTCCTCAGCCAGAGTGCCGATCACCGCAGCCGAGTCTTGAACTCGGCTTCCAAGCATTTGCCACGCTGGTCGATTATGGTGCGCAAAATGAAGGCCATCTACCACATCCTGAACTTCTTCAATCCCGATGTGACGGGCAAGTGCCTGATTGGCGAGGGTTGGGTGCCCACCAATGACATAACCACTGTCCAGAATGCCCTAGCTCGGGCCTCCAAAATCTCGGAGAGTTCCATTCCGGCGTTCATGAATGTGATCGAGACGAACGAAATGCCCCCGACTTACACGAGGACCAATAAGTTCACCAGCGGCTTCCAGAACCTGGTGGACTCCTACGGCATGGCTTCTTACAGGGAAGTGAATCCTGCCCTATACGCCTGCATCACATTCCCCTTTCTTTTCGCCGTGATGTTTGGAGATCTGGGTCACGGCCTGATCCTCTTGCTATTCGCCTCCTGGCTGATCATCAAGGAGAAGCAGCTGGCCTCGATCAAGGAGGAGATCTTCAACATATTCTTCGGCGGCCGATACATCATCTTCCTAATGGGCCTCTTCTCCATTTACACTGGATTTATATACAACGATGTGTTCTCAAAGTCCATGAATATTTTTGGTTCCGGTTGGCACATGAACTACACAAAGGAAACGGTCGAGGATGAAAATCTTAAGTACATAACTCTGCGGCCCAACGATACTGTCTACAAGACATATCCTCTTGGCATGGATCCCATTTGGCAGCTGGCCGATAACAAGATCATCTTCCTGAACACTTTCAAGATGAAGCTGTCCATCATTGTGGGCGTTATTCACATGATCTTCGGAGTCTCCATGTCGGTGGTTAACTTTGTCTACTACAAGAAGTATGCCAGTATTTTCCTGGAGTTTCTGCCCCAAGTTCTGTTCCTTCTCCTGCTGTTCGGGTACATGGTCTTCATGATGTTCTTCAAGTGGCTAACCTACAACGACACCGTCGAGGGACCTCTTTCGCCGGCCTGTGCTCCTTCCATCCTGATCCTGTTCATCAACATGATTCTGCAAGGAAGTCAGGACACACCGGAGCCCTGCAAGGAGTTCATGTTTGAGGGTCAGAAGTCCCTGCAGCAGGTCTTCGTCATCATTGCCGTCATCTGCATCCCCTGGATGCTCTTGGGCAAGCCCCTGTACATCATGTTCAAGCGCAAAATGCACGGAGCACCGCCACCAAAGCCGGAGGGTGGCGGAGGCGAGGGTCACGGCGACGACGACGCCATGGGCGAGATCTTCATCCACCAGGCCATCCACACCATTGAGTATGTCCTGAGCACGGTTTCCCACACGGCCTCGTACCTCCGACTGTGGGCCTTGTCCCTGGCTCACGCACGTAAGTTTATTCATCTTGAtactacattttaaatttaagaacttTTTTAATGTTGATTTTAGTTCGGTGTGAATCTTCCAATTTAACTTATTtcttaaaactataaaatttATTCTGATTTCGGTTTAAAAACTATgcttaaacaaaaaaagatatttctaTATGGGCAACGCCCAAGggtttcaaaaaaaaatcaaaatgagcTTATTATTGACGCCTTCGTTTATACACCTTGCAAATATTATCAATTATTAAAGGGtgataaaattaagaaataaatatctaCAATTGTGAAAGGGTTTTAAATAAAGTTGCCCTTGAAAAATACATTACCTAATATTTGTAATCCCCTATTTCAGAGCTCTCCGAAGTGCTGTGGAGCATGGTGTTCTCCATGGGCTTCAAGTACCATAGCTACGTCGGCGGCGTTCTCATCTATGTGTTCTTTGGAGCCTGGGCGCTGCTCACAGTTGGCATCCTGGTCCTCATCGAGGGGCTCTCAGCCTTCCTGCACACACTGCGCTTGCATTGGTGAGACTGGATTAATGAACCACTTTTTCGGATCCGGCCTAACCTGCGTTTTTTCTAGGGTGGAGTTCATGAGCAAGTTCTACGAGGGCGCTGGTTACGCCTTTGAGCCGTTTGCCTTCAAGACCATTCTGGACGCCAGCGAGGAAGACTAGAGCGGTTGGCAGAGGTAAAAGGACAAAGACAGAGCGCAGGACGCACTTCCCAGAGCATTTTCCGTTACTTCGTTCGGTTTCGTTCGTTTTTCACGGGAAAATAAATTTCGTTTGATATGCATACAGAACCTAGTGTTTCTCTCTTTCAGGCTCATTTCTGGTTTTGTCGGCCACCGACAAATGTTTGGCATACGCCTTCTGACAGTTTTGCTTTGGTCACCCATGTGACATCTGCAGACAACCTCTACTACACACACTTAGTCTGCACATTCCCACACAGACTGCACATACTCGAGACAATCTCAAAGCAAGCTGCTTGATATCCTCAAAAGAAAGTTTTCTCTCATGTGAGTGTGTGCGTTTTTTCTCATTAGAAAAGTTGTCATATGCTGAAATTATGTTGTCAGTTCGACTGTCCATTGGGCATTGGGTTGTGAAATTGCACACTggacaatttaaataataatagtatgGCAACTCACATCAAACATTGACAAGTGTTAGATTGTATCTCAATGTGATTCTGTCGATTGACGCAAGCGAGTAGGTCAAACGAAATAAAAGATATAGAAAATAGTAATAAGCTTTTAGGACTACGGCTATTACAAAAACggtctcaaatttttaaaggtattttttGAGAAAACTTATACTAAATGCATCAACTTGTTTACACTTTGTTTCatgaaataatttacaaacaaAAGAGATTTTTTCGTAAGAAAAAGTTACCCTTTGCTTTGTTAGGGGCTGGTTTTCCGAGTCCCTATCAAAGTCCCTGCTACATTTATGTCTTAAAATGCCAGTTGCCATATTTAAACTCGGTAAAGACTGATCCGAGAAATGTTAGCTGGCACTTGGAAAAAAGACCTTTAATAACGAAAGCCAATAACAGTTATGGGCAATAAAGCCAACCCAACAGTCACTTTTAAAGCCTTGAttcgatttaaataaaacgccAAGCCCTTTGAACTTTTCTATGTGCGATGGAAGCTTGCTTGGTATAAACCTGTTAAATGGCGCGAAAttcttttcaatttcaattttggaCGCTAGCCTTTGGTACTTTCGGCTCCGGCGAGCCTTTCTGGTGCTGTTGTTGCTCCTGGGCTGCCCTCTACGCGCttccaaatatttgcattcGAACTCAATTGGTTgctttttgtgtttattgCCTATTGCTTGCTGGCAAAATTGAACGTGTTCTCGTGTGTATCCTTTTCGGGTtttcgttgtcgttgtcgccGCCATTTCACTCtggccaaaaatattttcgcgAACGCTGGGGTGTTGACAACAGGCAATGGGCAGTGGTTAGGTGCACCGGAGGGGGACGGGCGATCCAGCCAAAACACACGCAATGCAAATAGGAATTCAAACTGGCTGCCAAACGCTTTGAGCCCGCATGTCAAATGCTATTTTCCCAACGACCAAACAACAGGGCGGCTAAAAGAACAAGAAGCACCTGTACTTTCGGGATGGGACCTTCCAATACCCTAGCACTAGCTTAGGCCTTTAGGTAGATGATTGATCGACTCAAACGAATTTAGTTAAATGATTGGCATTATAAATAGTATGCCCACACATTAAGaaagaacatattttaattgcgAATCAAGTGCGGATAAAATA
This window contains:
- the LOC108034140 gene encoding V-type proton ATPase 116 kDa subunit a 1; translated protein: MGDMFRSEQMALCQLFIQPEAAYASIAELGESGCVQFRDLNDEVSAFQRKYVTEVRRCDDMERRLRYVESEMKKDEVKLPLLKPEEEPSAPNPREAVDLEAQLEKTDNELREMSANGASLDANFRHMQELKYVLENTEGFFSDQEVINLDINRKLDPEDPANLQGAAQRGQLAFVAGVIKLERFFSFERMLWRISRGNIFLRRADIDGLVDDEETGRPVLKTVFVAFFQGEQLKQRIKKVCTGYHAAVYPCPSSHAERMDMIKDVNVRLEDLKLVLSQSADHRSRVLNSASKHLPRWSIMVRKMKAIYHILNFFNPDVTGKCLIGEGWVPTNDITTVQNALARASKISESSIPAFMNVIETNEMPPTYTRTNKFTSGFQNLVDSYGMASYREVNPALYACITFPFLFAVMFGDLGHGLILLLFASWLIIKEKQLASIKEEIFNIFFGGRYIIFLMGLFSIYTGFIYNDVFSKSMNIFGSGWHMNYTKETVEDENLKYITLRPNDTVYKTYPLGMDPIWQLADNKIIFLNTFKMKLSIIVGVIHMIFGVSMSVVNFVYYKKYASIFLEFLPQVLFLLLLFGYMVFMMFFKWLTYNDTVEGPLSPACAPSILILFINMILQGSQDTPEPCKEFMFEGQKSLQQVFVIIAVICIPWMLLGKPLYIMFKRKMHGAPPPKPEGGGGEGHGDDDAMGEIFIHQAIHTIEYVLSTVSHTASYLRLWALSLAHAQLSEVLWSMVFSMGFKYHSYVGGVLIYVFFGAWALLTVGILVLIEGLSAFLHTLRLHWVEFMSKFYEGAGYAFEPFAFKTILDASEED